In Bacillus sp. DX3.1, the following proteins share a genomic window:
- a CDS encoding acetyl-CoA C-acetyltransferase: MEEVAIISAVRTPIGKFGGSLKNISAETLGALTVKEAIRRACISTQEVESVIFGNVLQAGLGQNIARQIAVRAGIPYEAPAMTINEVCGSGLKSVILGNQAIQLGEADIVVVGGTENMSQSPYLLPNHRWDHESGDTYMIDSMLHDGLTDAFEQIHMGVTAENLAERFRISREEQDQFALHSQKKAINAKRSNKFKEEIIPVKIKNAMGVESLFSEDEYVRQDTTMEGLQKLKPAFIENGTVTAGNSSGINDCAAALVLMRKSIAEARNIPYLATIKGYIEIGMDPSLMGYAPYYSIRKLIDKTGITLDDIDLFELNEAFASQSIAVIRDLNIDVEKVNVNGGAIALGHPIGASGARILVTLLYEMQKRASHLGLASLCVGGGIGISMLVEH, from the coding sequence ATGGAAGAAGTCGCAATTATCAGTGCTGTTCGCACCCCCATCGGAAAGTTTGGGGGTAGCTTAAAAAATATATCTGCTGAAACATTAGGCGCATTGACGGTGAAGGAAGCCATCCGCAGAGCCTGCATCTCCACACAAGAAGTAGAATCTGTTATTTTCGGCAATGTTTTGCAAGCAGGGCTTGGTCAAAATATAGCACGGCAAATTGCAGTACGCGCGGGTATACCCTATGAAGCACCTGCTATGACAATCAATGAAGTTTGTGGTTCGGGTCTAAAGTCTGTCATTCTGGGTAATCAGGCTATTCAATTAGGAGAAGCAGATATCGTTGTCGTGGGCGGAACAGAAAATATGTCCCAGTCTCCGTATCTTTTGCCTAATCATCGTTGGGATCACGAATCAGGTGATACATACATGATCGATAGTATGTTACATGATGGCCTCACCGATGCCTTTGAGCAAATTCATATGGGAGTAACAGCTGAAAATTTAGCCGAAAGATTTCGTATTTCTCGTGAAGAACAAGATCAATTTGCTTTACATTCACAAAAAAAAGCTATAAACGCGAAAAGAAGCAACAAATTTAAAGAGGAAATCATACCCGTAAAAATTAAAAATGCTATGGGCGTAGAAAGCTTATTTAGCGAAGATGAATATGTGCGCCAAGATACGACTATGGAAGGTTTACAGAAACTCAAACCAGCCTTTATCGAAAATGGGACAGTCACTGCAGGTAATTCTTCTGGTATTAATGATTGTGCGGCAGCTCTTGTCCTCATGAGGAAATCAATAGCCGAAGCAAGAAATATCCCTTATTTAGCAACGATAAAGGGTTATATAGAAATCGGAATGGATCCGTCCCTAATGGGATACGCTCCATACTATTCCATTCGTAAGCTAATAGATAAAACAGGCATAACTTTAGACGATATTGATCTCTTTGAATTAAATGAGGCCTTTGCTTCCCAAAGTATCGCCGTAATAAGAGACTTAAACATTGATGTAGAAAAAGTAAATGTTAATGGTGGTGCCATAGCATTAGGACACCCCATTGGGGCATCCGGTGCAAGAATACTTGTTACCTTGTTATACGAAATGCAAAAAAGAGCATCTCATTTGGGACTTGCCTCTCTATGTGTAGGTGGCGGAATTGGTATTTCTATGTTAGTTGAGCATTAA
- a CDS encoding cob(I)yrinic acid a,c-diamide adenosyltransferase, giving the protein MKIYTKTGDKGTTSLIYGSRVAKNDARVEAYGTCDETNSMIGLALSYLNRESFLGKDKLEDVYHKIQTNLFHVGAELATPKGKEVKWTVSYSDVEELEQQIDEWDIKLPPLTNFILPGGHPAGAAFHVARTTARRAERCVVSLGDGVNPVVLSYLNRLSDLLFVTARFVNVMLGFSEKVLHKS; this is encoded by the coding sequence ATGAAAATATATACAAAAACAGGAGATAAGGGAACAACTTCCCTTATCTATGGGTCAAGGGTTGCGAAAAATGATGCTCGAGTAGAAGCTTATGGAACCTGTGATGAAACGAATTCCATGATTGGATTAGCTCTCAGTTATTTAAATAGAGAAAGTTTTCTTGGAAAAGATAAATTGGAAGATGTATATCATAAAATACAAACCAATCTTTTTCATGTTGGGGCAGAGCTTGCTACACCTAAAGGAAAAGAGGTGAAATGGACGGTTTCCTATTCAGATGTTGAAGAATTGGAACAACAAATTGATGAATGGGATATAAAGCTTCCTCCATTAACGAATTTTATTTTACCAGGAGGTCATCCGGCAGGTGCTGCCTTTCATGTAGCTCGGACAACTGCTAGAAGAGCGGAGCGATGTGTGGTTTCATTGGGAGATGGAGTAAATCCTGTTGTGCTTTCTTATTTAAACAGGCTTTCGGATTTATTATTTGTAACGGCTCGTTTTGTGAATGTAATGCTTGGCTTTTCTGAAAAAGTGTTACATAAAAGCTAA